In Salmo salar chromosome ssa24, Ssal_v3.1, whole genome shotgun sequence, the following proteins share a genomic window:
- the LOC106585115 gene encoding nucleolysin TIA-1, which produces MMMMMDDEQPKTLYVGNLSRDVTEPLILQVFTQIGPCKSCKMIVDTAGNDPYCFVEFYEHRHAAASLAAMNGRKIMGKEVKVNWATTPSSQKKDTSNHFHVFVGDLSPEITTDDVKAAFGPFGRISDARVVKDVATGKSKGYGFVSFFNKWDAENAIQQMGGQWLGGRQIRTNWAARKPPAPKTTYETNTKHLSFDEVVNQSSPSNCTVYCGGVGTGLTEQLMRQTFSPFGQIMEIRVFPDKGYSFVRFTSHEGAAHAIVSVNGTSIEGHMVKCYWGKETTDMMSPMQQVQQVPQNKVGFAAQPYGQYAQWYGNAQQIGQYVPNGWQVPTYGVYGQAQAWNQQGFNHLPASAGWTGVSALSNGGVMEATQGLNGSMLANQAGMGATGYPTH; this is translated from the exons atgatgatgatgatggacgACGAACAGCCCAAAACCCT GTATGTAGGGAACCTGTCCAGGGATGTCACTGAGCCCCTCATCCTACAGGTTTTCACACAGATCGGCCCCTGCAAGAGCTGTAAAATGATTGTTGAT ACTGCAGGCAATGACCCATACTGCTTTGTGGAGTTCTATGAGCACAGGCATGCTGCCGCATCATTGGCTGCCATGAATGGACGTAAAATTATGGGTAAG GAGGTTAAAGTCAACTGGGCCACAACGCCAAGCAGTCAGAAAAAAGACACAAGCA ATCATTTCCATGTCTTTGTCGGAGACCTCAGCCCCGAAATCACCACAGATGATGTAAAAGCGGCCTTTGGTCCATTTGGGAGGATATC GGATGCTCGTGTAGTCAAAGATGTGGCGACAGGGAAGTCTAAAGGCTATGGCTTTGTCTCTTTCTTCAACAAGTGG GATGCAGAGAACGCCATTCAGCAGATGGGTGGTCAATGGCTAGGCGGCAGACAGATCAGGACCAACTGGGCCGCTAGAAAGCCCCCTGCTCCTAAAACCACCTATGAAA CAAACACGAAGCACCTGTCCTTTGATGAGGTTGTGAACCAGTCCAGCCCCAGTAACTGCACTGTGTACTGTGGAGGAGTCGGCACTGGTCTAACAG AACAATTGATGAGACAGACCTTCTCCCCCTTTGGACAAATCATGGAAATCCGTGTGTTCCCAGACAAAGGATACTCTTTTGTGCG GTTTACCTCTCACGAGGGAGCAGCCCATGCCATTGTGTCTGTGAATGGGACTTCGATAGAGGGCCATATGGTGAAGTGTTATTGGGGTAAAGAGACCACAGACATGATGAGTCCTATGCAGCAGGTGCAACAAGTTCCCCAG AACAAAGTGGGCTTTGCAGCCCAGCCCTACGGCCAGTATGCCCAGTGGTACGGCAATGCCCAGCAGATTGGCCAGTACGTCCCCAACGGGTGGCAGGTACCCACCTATGGGGTTTACGGCCAGGCCCAGGCCTGGAACCAGCAGGGTTTTAA TCACTTACCGGCCAGTGCTGGGTGGACAGGTGTGAGTGCCCTCAGTAACGGTGGGGTTATGGAAGCTACGCAGGGATTGAATGGGAGTATGTTAGCAAACCAGGCCGGTATGGGAGCCACTGGATACCCCACACACTGA